From Acanthopagrus latus isolate v.2019 chromosome 22, fAcaLat1.1, whole genome shotgun sequence, the proteins below share one genomic window:
- the LOC119012497 gene encoding uncharacterized protein LOC119012497 isoform X4: protein MIIRRETEEGERQRIMMVQFKWIQMSLFVTAMLQFTGAAENLPASFTVTVGDDVTLTCENVKKPQQQCNSTTWTFSGLGSKQAVELVKLGQIGEDVKAKDRLSVTEKCSLVIKKVTVEDVGRYICQQYKYREGPKSSSDSVVHLSVVSMTEHQNHDEVTLNCSVWTYEPCRHTVKWLYEGKEVDTDNGSVTTSQSLCSASVRAPSHHHIYKSEFESVQCSVTDGDKEQQLFPFRLQSSGKKPDWLWLLIILAVVLVALLIIVVKVIRRKRAEGESSENNTRMEDDVGLTSNPAVTQSAPGTSQSTADPGDGVCYASISYTRNTNRRDRAQGNDGDDDDDDDEAVTYTTIKASSLSAGASADPSNLYATVNKPKK, encoded by the exons ATGATCAtaagaagagagacagaagaaggagagagacagagaatcaTGATGGTCCAGTTCAAATGGattcaaatgtctttatttgtgaCAGCGATGCTTCAGTTCACAG gagcagctgaaaACCTTCCAGCCTCCTTCACTGTCACAGTTGGAGATGACGTCACTTTgacttgtgaaaatgtgaaaaagccTCAGCAACAATGTAACAGCACTACCTGGACCTTCAGTGGTTTAGGAAGCAAACAAGCAGTAGAGCTGGTTAAACTTGGACAGATTGGTGAAGATGTCAAAGCTAAAGACAGACTGAGTGTTACAGAGAAATGTTCTCTGGTTATAAAGAAGGTCACAGTCGAGGATGTTGGTCGTTACATCTGTCAGCAGTATAAATATAGAGAAGGTCCAAAAAGTTCTTCAGACTCTGTGGttcatctgtctgttgtctCCA TGACTGAACATCAGAACCATGATGAGGTGACATTAAACTGCTCTGTGTGGACATATGAACCATGTAGACACACAGTGAAGTGGCTGTATGAGGGTAAAGAGGTGGATACAGATAACGGAAGTGTAACTACATCacagtctctctgctctgcctctgtgagAGCTCCATCTCATCATCACATTTACAAGTCAGAGTTTGAATCTGTGCAGTGTTCAGTGACTGATGgtgacaaagagcagcagctgtttccctTCAGACTTCAGTCATCAGGAAAGAAACCAG ATTGGTTGTGGCTGCTCATCATTCTGGCTGTGGTCTTAGTGGCACTTTTAATCATTGTTGTGAAagtcatcaggaggaagagagctgAAGGTGAGAGCTCAG AGAACAACACACGGATGGAGGACGATGTT ggACTGACCTCAAACCCTGCAGTGACTCAGTCTGCTCCAGGAACCAGTCAGAGCACG GCTGACCCTGGAGATGGAGTCTGCTACGCCTCCATCAGCTACACCAGGAACACCAACAGGAGAGATCGG gctcaGGGAaatgatggagatgatgatgatgatgatgatgaagcagtGACCTACACCACCATCAAAGcttcctctctttctgctgGAGCATCTGCTGATCCCAGCAACCTGTACGCCACCGTCaacaaaccaaagaaataa
- the LOC119012498 gene encoding uncharacterized protein LOC119012498 isoform X1 produces MIIRRETEEGERQRIMMVQFKWIQMSLFVTAMLQFTGAAENLPASFTVTVGDDVTLTCENVIKPQQQCNSTVWTFSGLGSKQVVELVELGQIGKDVKAKDRLSVTEKCSLVIKKVTVEDVGRYICEQYEYRGAPKSSPDSVVYLSVVSMTEHQNHDEVTLNCSVWTYEPCRHTVKWLYEGKEVDTDNGSVTTSQSLCSASVRAPSHHHIYKSEFESVQCSVTDGDKEQQLFPFRLQSSGKKPGETTATTTTAKPPPTPLLTATTESSDTSRTKRTSTTVRRADDASSGPQVGWRYIIVSVGLSALLISVVTVSMWTRTKGNKTQRQENREHDDEDEDEDEGTVVYENTGEPSASVRLH; encoded by the exons ATGATCAtaagaagagagacagaagaaggagagagacagagaatcaTGATGGTCCAGTTCAAATGGattcaaatgtctttatttgtgaCAGCGATGCTTCAGTTCACAG gagcagctgaaaACCTTCCAGCCTCCTTCACTGTCACAGTTGGAGATGACGTCACTTTgacttgtgaaaatgtgataaagCCTCAGCAACAATGTAACAGCACTGTCTGGACCTTCAGTGGTTTAGGAAGCAAACAAGTAGTAGAGCTGGTTGAACTTGGACAGATTGGTAAAGATGTCAAAGCTAAAGACAGACTGAGTGTTACAGAGAAATGTTCTCTGGTTATAAAGAAGGTCACAGTCGAGGATGTTGGTCGTTACATCTGTGAGCAGTATGAATATAGAGGAGCTCCAAAAAGTTCTCCAGACTCTGTGGTTTATCTGTCTGTTGTCTCCA TGACTGAACATCAGAACCATGATGAGGTGACATTAAACTGCTCTGTGTGGACATATGAACCATGTAGACACACAGTGAAGTGGCTGTATGAGGGTAAAGAGGTGGATACAGATAACGGAAGTGTAACTACATCacagtctctctgctctgcctctgtgagAGCTCCATCTCATCATCACATTTACAAGTCAGAGTTTGAATCTGTGCAGTGTTCAGTGACTGATGgtgacaaagagcagcagctgtttccctTCAGACTTCAGTCATCAGGAAAGAAACCAG gtgagacaacagcaacaacaacaacagcaaaaccaccaccaacaccactgTTAACAGCAACAACTGAATCAAGTGACACCAGCAGAACAAAAAGAACCAGCACAACAGTGCGTAGAGCTGATGATGCTTCATCAGGACCACAAG TTGGGTGGCGGTACATCATTGTGTCTGTGGGTTTGTCAGCACTCTTAATAAGTGTCGTTACAGTCAGCATGTGGACGAGAACTAAAG ggaacaaaacacagaggcaaGAAAACAGG gagcatgatgatgaagatgaagatgaagatgaaggtaCAGTGGTGTATGAAAACACCGGAGAGCCGTCTGCCTCCGTCAGACTCCACTGA
- the LOC119012497 gene encoding uncharacterized protein LOC119012497 isoform X3, which yields MIIRRETEEGERQRIMMVQFKWIQMSLFVTAMLQFTGAAENLPASFTVTVGDDVTLTCENVKKPQQQCNSTTWTFSGLGSKQAVELVKLGQIGEDVKAKDRLSVTEKCSLVIKKVTVEDVGRYICQQYKYREGPKSSSDSVVHLSVVSMTEHQNHDEVTLNCSVWTYEPCRHTVKWLYEGKECSVTDGDKEQQLFPFRLQSSGKKPGETTTTTATTATTTTTAATTTTTTTTTATAASSDTSRTERTNTTGSGTDGSTSELQRNWLWLLIILAVVLVALLIIVVKVIRRKRAEGESSENNTRMEDDVGLTSNPAVTQSAPGTSQSTADPGDGVCYASISYTRNTNRRDRAQGNDGDDDDDDDEAVTYTTIKASSLSAGASADPSNLYATVNKPKK from the exons ATGATCAtaagaagagagacagaagaaggagagagacagagaatcaTGATGGTCCAGTTCAAATGGattcaaatgtctttatttgtgaCAGCGATGCTTCAGTTCACAG gagcagctgaaaACCTTCCAGCCTCCTTCACTGTCACAGTTGGAGATGACGTCACTTTgacttgtgaaaatgtgaaaaagccTCAGCAACAATGTAACAGCACTACCTGGACCTTCAGTGGTTTAGGAAGCAAACAAGCAGTAGAGCTGGTTAAACTTGGACAGATTGGTGAAGATGTCAAAGCTAAAGACAGACTGAGTGTTACAGAGAAATGTTCTCTGGTTATAAAGAAGGTCACAGTCGAGGATGTTGGTCGTTACATCTGTCAGCAGTATAAATATAGAGAAGGTCCAAAAAGTTCTTCAGACTCTGTGGttcatctgtctgttgtctCCA TGACTGAACATCAGAACCATGATGAGGTGACATTAAACTGCTCTGTGTGGACATATGAACCATGTAGACACACAGTGAAGTGGCTGTATGAGGGTAAAGAG TGTTCAGTGACTGATGgtgacaaagagcagcagctgtttccctTCAGACTTCAGTCATCAGGAAAGAAACCAG GTGAGACAACAactacaacagcaacaacagcaacaacaacaacaacagcagcaacaacaacaacaacaacaacaacaacagctacagcagcatCCAGTGACACCAGCAGAACAGAAAGAACCAACACAACAGGTTCTGGGACCGATGGCAGTACATCAGAGCTACAGAGAA ATTGGTTGTGGCTGCTCATCATTCTGGCTGTGGTCTTAGTGGCACTTTTAATCATTGTTGTGAAagtcatcaggaggaagagagctgAAGGTGAGAGCTCAG AGAACAACACACGGATGGAGGACGATGTT ggACTGACCTCAAACCCTGCAGTGACTCAGTCTGCTCCAGGAACCAGTCAGAGCACG GCTGACCCTGGAGATGGAGTCTGCTACGCCTCCATCAGCTACACCAGGAACACCAACAGGAGAGATCGG gctcaGGGAaatgatggagatgatgatgatgatgatgatgaagcagtGACCTACACCACCATCAAAGcttcctctctttctgctgGAGCATCTGCTGATCCCAGCAACCTGTACGCCACCGTCaacaaaccaaagaaataa
- the smpdl3a gene encoding acid sphingomyelinase-like phosphodiesterase 3a gives MHLLCLVLLLLTGAAPIAARPTGSSYLSATGRFWHITDLHLDPTYHLAPDPTKVCFSSKGVPAPHAGMFGDFLCDSPYRLIQSAFAHMAPLTQPEDFIIWTGDSPPHVPPDELTTDMVIQVISNMTQTIRQYFPNMTVYPALGNHDYWPQDQMPTSTNAIYKAAAQLWKLWLEPDALLTLSRGGFYSQRVKPGLRVISLNTILYYGPDKVTSNMTDPAGQYEWLEKTLEKAAQSQEKVYIIAHVPVGYLPFVRNTTAIRQSHNERLVAICRKYSHVIAGHFYGHTHRDSIMVLLDQQGKPVNSLFVSPAVTPIKHVLEPYSNNPALRMYLYNTKDYSPQDIWQYYLNLTEANEKQRSDWRLEYIMTEAFGLADLRPQSLLQLGLSFRLPQTKAFNKYFSHFMVGYNSSIVCDGDCKVDQVCSVLYLDQLSYSKCMMSKGEW, from the exons ATGCACCTTTTGTgtttggtgctgctgctgctgaccggCGCGGCTCCGATCGCGGCGAGACCGACTGGAAGCAGCTACCTGTCGGCTACAG GCAGGTTCTGGCACATCACAGACCTCCACCTGGACCCCACCTACCACCTGGCCCCAGACCCCACCAAGGTGTGCTTCTCCTCCAAAGGAGTCCCCGCCCCCCATGCCGGCATGTTCGGGGACTTCCTGTGTGACTCTCCGTACCGCCTCATCCAGTCAGCGTTCGCTCACATGGCGCCGCTCACGCAGCCGGAGGACTTCATCATATGGACCGG TGACAGTCCGCCTCACGTCCCCCCAGACGAGCTCACCACAGACATGGTGATCCAGGTGATCAGTAACATGACGCAGACCATCAGGCAGTACTTCCCCAACATGACGGTCTACCCCGCCCTGGGAAACCACGACTACTGGCCACAG GACCAGATGCCGACCTCCACCAACGCCATCTACAAGGCTGCTGCCCAGCTGTGGAAGCTCTGGCTGGAGCCCGACGCTCTGCTCACACTCTCACGAG GCGGCTTCTACTCCCAGCGGGTGAAGCCTGGTTTGCGGGTGATCAGTCTCAACACCATCCTCTACTACGGCCCTGATAAAGTCACGTCTAACATGACCGACCCTGCAGGACAGTACGAGTGGCTGGAGAAGACTCTGGAGAAAGCTGCTCAGAGCCAGGAGAAG GTGTACATTATAGCTCATGTCCCGGTGGGCTACCTGCCCTTTGTCAGAAACACCACTGCGATAAGACAAAGCCACAACGAGAGGCTGGTGGCCATCTGCAGGAAGTACAGTCACGTCATTGCCGGACATTTCTACGGCCACACCCACCGCGACAGCATCATGGTGCTGCTGGACCAACAAG GTAAACCGGTGAATTCTCTGTTCGTGTCGCCGGCTGTTACACCGATCAAACACGTGTTGGAGCCGTACTCCAACAACCCAGCTCTCCGCATGTACTTATACAACACCAAGGACTACAGCCCGCAG GACATCTGGCAGTACTATTTGAATCTGACGGAAGCCAACGAGAAACAAAGGTCCGACTGGAGGCTTGAATATATCATGACCGAGGCTTTTGGACTGGCTGACCTGCGGCCACAAAGCCTGCTCCAGCTGGGCCTGAGCTTCAGGCTGCCGCAGACCAAAGCCTTCAACAAGTACTTCAGCCACTTCATGGTGGGCTACAACAGCAGCATCGTCTGTGACGGAGACTGCAAGGTCGACCAGGTGTGCTCCGTGCTCTACCTGGACCAGCTGTCCTACTCCAAGTGTATGATGAGTAAGGGGGAGTGGTAG
- the LOC119012498 gene encoding uncharacterized protein LOC119012498 isoform X2, translating into MIIRRETEEGERQRIMMVQFKWIQMSLFVTAMLQFTGAAENLPASFTVTVGDDVTLTCENVIKPQQQCNSTVWTFSGLGSKQVVELVELGQIGKDVKAKDRLSVTEKCSLVIKKVTVEDVGRYICEQYEYRGAPKSSPDSVVYLSVVSMTEHQNHDEVTLNCSVWTYEPCRHTVKWLYEGKECSVTDGDKEQQLFPFRLQSSGKKPGETTATTTTAKPPPTPLLTATTESSDTSRTKRTSTTVRRADDASSGPQVGWRYIIVSVGLSALLISVVTVSMWTRTKGNKTQRQENREHDDEDEDEDEGTVVYENTGEPSASVRLH; encoded by the exons ATGATCAtaagaagagagacagaagaaggagagagacagagaatcaTGATGGTCCAGTTCAAATGGattcaaatgtctttatttgtgaCAGCGATGCTTCAGTTCACAG gagcagctgaaaACCTTCCAGCCTCCTTCACTGTCACAGTTGGAGATGACGTCACTTTgacttgtgaaaatgtgataaagCCTCAGCAACAATGTAACAGCACTGTCTGGACCTTCAGTGGTTTAGGAAGCAAACAAGTAGTAGAGCTGGTTGAACTTGGACAGATTGGTAAAGATGTCAAAGCTAAAGACAGACTGAGTGTTACAGAGAAATGTTCTCTGGTTATAAAGAAGGTCACAGTCGAGGATGTTGGTCGTTACATCTGTGAGCAGTATGAATATAGAGGAGCTCCAAAAAGTTCTCCAGACTCTGTGGTTTATCTGTCTGTTGTCTCCA TGACTGAACATCAGAACCATGATGAGGTGACATTAAACTGCTCTGTGTGGACATATGAACCATGTAGACACACAGTGAAGTGGCTGTATGAGGGTAAAGAG TGTTCAGTGACTGATGgtgacaaagagcagcagctgtttccctTCAGACTTCAGTCATCAGGAAAGAAACCAG gtgagacaacagcaacaacaacaacagcaaaaccaccaccaacaccactgTTAACAGCAACAACTGAATCAAGTGACACCAGCAGAACAAAAAGAACCAGCACAACAGTGCGTAGAGCTGATGATGCTTCATCAGGACCACAAG TTGGGTGGCGGTACATCATTGTGTCTGTGGGTTTGTCAGCACTCTTAATAAGTGTCGTTACAGTCAGCATGTGGACGAGAACTAAAG ggaacaaaacacagaggcaaGAAAACAGG gagcatgatgatgaagatgaagatgaagatgaaggtaCAGTGGTGTATGAAAACACCGGAGAGCCGTCTGCCTCCGTCAGACTCCACTGA
- the LOC119012497 gene encoding uncharacterized protein LOC119012497 isoform X5, giving the protein MFPDWLWLLIILAVVLVALLIIVVKVIRRKRAEENNTRMEDDVGLTSNPAVTQSAPGTSQSTADPGDGVCYASISYTRNTNRRDRAQGNDGDDDDDDDEAVTYTTIKASSLSAGASADPSNLYATVNKPKK; this is encoded by the exons atgtttcCAGATTGGTTGTGGCTGCTCATCATTCTGGCTGTGGTCTTAGTGGCACTTTTAATCATTGTTGTGAAagtcatcaggaggaagagagctgAAG AGAACAACACACGGATGGAGGACGATGTT ggACTGACCTCAAACCCTGCAGTGACTCAGTCTGCTCCAGGAACCAGTCAGAGCACG GCTGACCCTGGAGATGGAGTCTGCTACGCCTCCATCAGCTACACCAGGAACACCAACAGGAGAGATCGG gctcaGGGAaatgatggagatgatgatgatgatgatgatgaagcagtGACCTACACCACCATCAAAGcttcctctctttctgctgGAGCATCTGCTGATCCCAGCAACCTGTACGCCACCGTCaacaaaccaaagaaataa
- the LOC119012497 gene encoding uncharacterized protein LOC119012497 isoform X1: MIIRRETEEGERQRIMMVQFKWIQMSLFVTAMLQFTGAAENLPASFTVTVGDDVTLTCENVKKPQQQCNSTTWTFSGLGSKQAVELVKLGQIGEDVKAKDRLSVTEKCSLVIKKVTVEDVGRYICQQYKYREGPKSSSDSVVHLSVVSMTEHQNHDEVTLNCSVWTYEPCRHTVKWLYEGKEVDTDNGSVTTSQSLCSASVRAPSHHHIYKSEFESVQCSVTDGDKEQQLFPFRLQSSGKKPGETTTTTATTATTTTTAATTTTTTTTTATAASSDTSRTERTNTTGSGTDGSTSELQRNWLWLLIILAVVLVALLIIVVKVIRRKRAEGESSENNTRMEDDVGLTSNPAVTQSAPGTSQSTADPGDGVCYASISYTRNTNRRDRAQGNDGDDDDDDDEAVTYTTIKASSLSAGASADPSNLYATVNKPKK, translated from the exons ATGATCAtaagaagagagacagaagaaggagagagacagagaatcaTGATGGTCCAGTTCAAATGGattcaaatgtctttatttgtgaCAGCGATGCTTCAGTTCACAG gagcagctgaaaACCTTCCAGCCTCCTTCACTGTCACAGTTGGAGATGACGTCACTTTgacttgtgaaaatgtgaaaaagccTCAGCAACAATGTAACAGCACTACCTGGACCTTCAGTGGTTTAGGAAGCAAACAAGCAGTAGAGCTGGTTAAACTTGGACAGATTGGTGAAGATGTCAAAGCTAAAGACAGACTGAGTGTTACAGAGAAATGTTCTCTGGTTATAAAGAAGGTCACAGTCGAGGATGTTGGTCGTTACATCTGTCAGCAGTATAAATATAGAGAAGGTCCAAAAAGTTCTTCAGACTCTGTGGttcatctgtctgttgtctCCA TGACTGAACATCAGAACCATGATGAGGTGACATTAAACTGCTCTGTGTGGACATATGAACCATGTAGACACACAGTGAAGTGGCTGTATGAGGGTAAAGAGGTGGATACAGATAACGGAAGTGTAACTACATCacagtctctctgctctgcctctgtgagAGCTCCATCTCATCATCACATTTACAAGTCAGAGTTTGAATCTGTGCAGTGTTCAGTGACTGATGgtgacaaagagcagcagctgtttccctTCAGACTTCAGTCATCAGGAAAGAAACCAG GTGAGACAACAactacaacagcaacaacagcaacaacaacaacaacagcagcaacaacaacaacaacaacaacaacaacagctacagcagcatCCAGTGACACCAGCAGAACAGAAAGAACCAACACAACAGGTTCTGGGACCGATGGCAGTACATCAGAGCTACAGAGAA ATTGGTTGTGGCTGCTCATCATTCTGGCTGTGGTCTTAGTGGCACTTTTAATCATTGTTGTGAAagtcatcaggaggaagagagctgAAGGTGAGAGCTCAG AGAACAACACACGGATGGAGGACGATGTT ggACTGACCTCAAACCCTGCAGTGACTCAGTCTGCTCCAGGAACCAGTCAGAGCACG GCTGACCCTGGAGATGGAGTCTGCTACGCCTCCATCAGCTACACCAGGAACACCAACAGGAGAGATCGG gctcaGGGAaatgatggagatgatgatgatgatgatgatgaagcagtGACCTACACCACCATCAAAGcttcctctctttctgctgGAGCATCTGCTGATCCCAGCAACCTGTACGCCACCGTCaacaaaccaaagaaataa
- the LOC119012497 gene encoding uncharacterized protein LOC119012497 isoform X2, with translation MIIRRETEEGERQRIMMVQFKWIQMSLFVTAMLQFTGAAENLPASFTVTVGDDVTLTCENVKKPQQQCNSTTWTFSGLGSKQAVELVKLGQIGEDVKAKDRLSVTEKCSLVIKKVTVEDVGRYICQQYKYREGPKSSSDSVVHLSVVSMTEHQNHDEVTLNCSVWTYEPCRHTVKWLYEGKEVDTDNGSVTTSQSLCSASVRAPSHHHIYKSEFESVQCSVTDGDKEQQLFPFRLQSSGKKPGETTTTTATTATTTTTAATTTTTTTTTATAASSDTSRTERTNTTGSGTDGSTSELQRNWLWLLIILAVVLVALLIIVVKVIRRKRAEENNTRMEDDVGLTSNPAVTQSAPGTSQSTADPGDGVCYASISYTRNTNRRDRAQGNDGDDDDDDDEAVTYTTIKASSLSAGASADPSNLYATVNKPKK, from the exons ATGATCAtaagaagagagacagaagaaggagagagacagagaatcaTGATGGTCCAGTTCAAATGGattcaaatgtctttatttgtgaCAGCGATGCTTCAGTTCACAG gagcagctgaaaACCTTCCAGCCTCCTTCACTGTCACAGTTGGAGATGACGTCACTTTgacttgtgaaaatgtgaaaaagccTCAGCAACAATGTAACAGCACTACCTGGACCTTCAGTGGTTTAGGAAGCAAACAAGCAGTAGAGCTGGTTAAACTTGGACAGATTGGTGAAGATGTCAAAGCTAAAGACAGACTGAGTGTTACAGAGAAATGTTCTCTGGTTATAAAGAAGGTCACAGTCGAGGATGTTGGTCGTTACATCTGTCAGCAGTATAAATATAGAGAAGGTCCAAAAAGTTCTTCAGACTCTGTGGttcatctgtctgttgtctCCA TGACTGAACATCAGAACCATGATGAGGTGACATTAAACTGCTCTGTGTGGACATATGAACCATGTAGACACACAGTGAAGTGGCTGTATGAGGGTAAAGAGGTGGATACAGATAACGGAAGTGTAACTACATCacagtctctctgctctgcctctgtgagAGCTCCATCTCATCATCACATTTACAAGTCAGAGTTTGAATCTGTGCAGTGTTCAGTGACTGATGgtgacaaagagcagcagctgtttccctTCAGACTTCAGTCATCAGGAAAGAAACCAG GTGAGACAACAactacaacagcaacaacagcaacaacaacaacaacagcagcaacaacaacaacaacaacaacaacaacagctacagcagcatCCAGTGACACCAGCAGAACAGAAAGAACCAACACAACAGGTTCTGGGACCGATGGCAGTACATCAGAGCTACAGAGAA ATTGGTTGTGGCTGCTCATCATTCTGGCTGTGGTCTTAGTGGCACTTTTAATCATTGTTGTGAAagtcatcaggaggaagagagctgAAG AGAACAACACACGGATGGAGGACGATGTT ggACTGACCTCAAACCCTGCAGTGACTCAGTCTGCTCCAGGAACCAGTCAGAGCACG GCTGACCCTGGAGATGGAGTCTGCTACGCCTCCATCAGCTACACCAGGAACACCAACAGGAGAGATCGG gctcaGGGAaatgatggagatgatgatgatgatgatgatgaagcagtGACCTACACCACCATCAAAGcttcctctctttctgctgGAGCATCTGCTGATCCCAGCAACCTGTACGCCACCGTCaacaaaccaaagaaataa
- the LOC119012500 gene encoding fatty acid-binding protein, brain: protein MVDAFCATWKLVDSENFDDYMKALGVGFATRQVGNVTKPTVIISQEGDKVVIRTQSTFKNTEISFKLGEEFDETTADDRNCKSIVTMEGDKLVHVQKWDGKETKFVREIKDGKLIMNLTFEDVHAVRSYEKA from the exons ATGGTCGACGCCTTCTGTGCCACTTGGAAGCTGGTTGACAGCGAGAATTTTGATGATTACATGAAAGCACTCG GCGTGGGCTTTGCCACCCGGCAGGTTGGGAACGTGACCAAGCCGACCGTGATCATCAGCCAGGAGGGCGACAAGGTGGTGATTCGCACCCAGAGCACCTTCAAGAACACAGAGATCTCCTTCAAGCTGGGAGAGGAGTTCGACGAAACCACCGCTGACGACAGGAACTGCAAG tccATCGTGACCATGGAAGGAGACAAGCTGGTCCACGTCCAGAAGTGGGACGGCAAAGAGACCAAGTTCGTCAGAGAAATCAAGGACGGCAAGCTGATCATG AATCTGACCTTTGAAGACGTCCATGCGGTGCGCAGCTACGAGAAGGCATGA